In Anopheles gambiae chromosome 2, idAnoGambNW_F1_1, whole genome shotgun sequence, a single window of DNA contains:
- the LOC1281835 gene encoding hexamerin-1.1-like — MRTFALFVLGAALAVASGAFVPSTSQVKYAEKDWLHKQEDLLLLFRHLYEKDWNPQLVAYAKNFHFKESAELFQHEPTVQWAKKLWSYYEHGLLPKGEVFSVYDELHREQAIALFRVLYHAKDWETFYKVAAWARYYVNEGMFVYALTVAVTHRADMAGFVLPAPYEISPYHFINSEVIQKAQQYKMQGYYGMKKVDGVYTVTIPSNYTGWYMHTNAEQKISYFTEDIGLNSYYYYLHTDYPFWLGGELFGLSKDRRGELYLYEHQQILARYYLERLSNDLGHVPEFSWWTPIATGYYPDLQYYNGHSFPARDNYYHVDQESNYREIRQVVDYEKRLRDVIDQGFFVLPDGKKVNLSTPESIDVLGNLIQANPDSYEHRFYKYVAMYARIIMGAAIEPVEPYQVIPSALEHYESAMRDPVFYQIYKRIVAYYHQFKEHLPEYTYEELYYPGVKIDGVVVDKLQTYFDRFDVDITNAIDIEPEPYVPGKYEGFGEIEYKPDPVVIKARTMRLNHKPFTYKISLTADKPAKAAVRVFLGPKYDEYGGLYTLNENRENFYELDYFVQELTAGKNVLTRSSVNFNGYVKDRTSFYELYRSVMAGYTGAEKFQLDMTEAHCGFPNRLMLPKGKKGGMPFQLYVIVSPYKAPQVSQYTGFDPVLSCGVGSGARYMDSYAFGYPFDRPIDEKLFYAVPNAFFQDVSIYHKSEGEL; from the coding sequence ctgctgctgttccgccATCTGTACGAGAAGGACTGGAATCCGCAGCTGGTGGCGTACGCCAAGAACTTCCACTTCAAGGAGAGCGCCGAGCTGTTCCAGCACGAACCGACCGTACAGTGGGCGAAAAAGCTGTGGTCGTACTACGAGCATGGCCTGCTGCCCAAGGGTGAAGTGTTCTCCGTGTACGACGAGCTGCACCGTGAGCAGGCGATCGCTCTGTTCCGTGTGCTCTACCACGCCAAGGACTGGGAAACGTTCTACAAGGTGGCGGCCTGGGCCCGCTACTACGTCAACGAGGGTATGTTTGTGTACGCGCTGACGGTGGCCGTCACGCACCGTGCCGATATGGCCGGGTTTGTGCTGCCAGCGCCGTACGAGATCAGCCCGTACCACTTCATCAACAGCGAGGTCATCCAGAAGGCCCAGCAGTACAAGATGCAGGGCTACTACGGCATGAAGAAGGTGGACGGTGTGTACACGGTGACGATCCCGAGCAACTACACCGGCTGGTACATGCACACCAACGCCGAGCAGAAGATCTCCTACTTCACGGAGGACATTGGACTGAacagctactactactacctgCACACGGACTATCCGTTCTGGCTCGGTGGCGAGCTGTTCGGCCTCAGCAAGGACCGTCGCGGTGAGCTGTACCTGTACGAGCACCAGCAGATTCTGGCCCGCTACTATCTGGAGCGTCTGTCGAACGATCTCGGCCACGTGCCCGAGTTCTCGTGGTGGACCCCGATCGCGACCGGTTACTATCCGGACCTGCAGTACTACAATGGACACAGCTTCCCGGCACGCGACAACTACTACCACGTCGATCAGGAGTCGAACTATCGCGAGATCCGCCAGGTCGTGGACTACGAGAAGCGCCTGCGGGACGTCATCGATCAGGGCTTCTTCGTGCTGCCGGACGGCAAGAAGGTGAACCTGAGCACGCCCGAGTCGATCGACGTGCTGGGCAATCTGATCCAGGCCAACCCGGACAGCTACGAGCACCGCTTCTACAAGTATGTGGCGATGTACGCGCGCATCATCATGGGCGCGGCCATCGAGCCCGTCGAGCCGTACCAGGTCATCCCGAGCGCGCTGGAGCACTACGAGTCGGCCATGCGCGACCCGGTCTTCTACCAGATCTACAAGCGCATCGTCGCGTACTACCACCAGTTCAAGGAGCATCTGCCGGAGTACACGTACGAGGAGCTGTACTACCCGGGCGTGAAGATCGACGGCGTGGTGGTGGACAAGCTGCAGACGTACTTCGATCGCTTCGACGTGGACATCACCAACGCCATCGACATCGAGCCGGAACCGTACGTGCCGGGCAAGTACGAGGGCTTCGGCGAGATCGAGTACAAGCCGGATCCGGTCGTGATTAAGGCGCGCACCATGCGCCTCAACCACAAACCGTTCACGTACAAGATCAGCCTGACGGCGGACAAGCCGGCCAAGGCGGCCGTGCGCGTCTTCCTCGGACCCAAGTATGACGAGTACGGTGGACTGTACACGCTGAACGAGAACCGCGAGAACTTCTACGAGCTGGACTACTTCGTGCAGGAGCTGACGGCCGGCAAGAACGTGCTGACGCGCAGCTCGGTCAACTTCAACGGCTACGTCAAGGATCGCACCTCGTTCTACGAGCTGTACCGCAGCGTCATGGCCGGATACACCGGGGCGGAGAAGTTCCAGCTCGACATGACCGAGGCGCACTGCGGCTTCCCGAACCGGCTCATGCTGCCGAAGGGCAAGAAGGGCGGCATGCCGTTCCAGCTGTACGTGATCGTGTCGCCGTACAAGGCACCGCAGGTGTCCCAGTACACCGGCTTCGATCCGGTGCTGTCGTGCGGCGTCGGTTCCGGCGCGCGCTACATGGACTCGTACGCCTTCGGCTATCCGTTCGACCGTCCGATCGACGAGAAGCTGTTCTACGCTGTGCCGAACGCGTTCTTCCAGGACGTCAGCATCTATCACAAGTCCGAGGGTGAGCTGTAG